One Actinomycetota bacterium genomic window carries:
- a CDS encoding Hsp20/alpha crystallin family protein → MTEAFWDGDEIDELLNMRSEMERFFSHMPRWKKPSAVFEKAWKPLCDVYECPDHFTVVLELAWVDEAEVEVVLHGRVLTVRGKRRQFKPQDMSTAHMLEINYGEFERKLELPVDIDADATRAIYRRGFLEITLPKLKRNRLRGVDIRSE, encoded by the coding sequence TTGACTGAGGCTTTCTGGGATGGAGACGAGATCGACGAGCTGCTGAACATGCGCAGCGAGATGGAGCGCTTTTTCAGCCACATGCCGCGCTGGAAAAAGCCCTCCGCGGTCTTCGAGAAGGCGTGGAAACCGCTCTGCGACGTCTATGAGTGCCCTGACCACTTCACGGTGGTCCTGGAGCTGGCCTGGGTGGACGAGGCGGAGGTGGAGGTGGTGCTGCACGGCAGGGTACTCACCGTGAGGGGAAAGCGTCGGCAGTTCAAGCCCCAGGACATGAGCACCGCCCACATGCTGGAGATCAACTACGGCGAGTTCGAGAGGAAGCTCGAGCTCCCGGTGGACATCGACGCCGACGCCACCCGCGCCATTTACCGTCGCGGTTTCCTGGAGATCACCCTGCCCAAGCTGAAGCGCAACCGGCTGCGGGGCGTGGACATCCGCAGCGAGTAG
- a CDS encoding BMP family ABC transporter substrate-binding protein, with the protein MRAALERLGRAAFACLLILTAALAASSCSRPEPGFRVAVVGFPAGGWEEGRNLIAEYGARRAEGVLGAGVDFILPEEGGDLGYLFDAEGEPYDLVISLGSSSRAVLEARPQVWGGAVVALDFEPSEPVTGEGEVTVVRYRVEEGTYLCGYLAAWLSARGSHPLTNAKPLVAFIGSRDYPLLSYFTRGFDRGVKAGATNADYLDYYLERGDDTKAARALAEEAIKKGADVIFCSPGDFNTEVLKVAAEKGVLVILSGPDRSGESPGHVLTSLVFRDDNAIFEAVREAMDGELSPGKAVWGGEQGTWSLAPYHAHDGYIGRELREALAEQMLKARDMDFSAPSP; encoded by the coding sequence ATGAGGGCGGCGCTGGAGCGTCTGGGCCGGGCGGCGTTCGCCTGCCTTCTCATCTTAACGGCCGCGCTGGCCGCCAGCTCATGTTCCCGGCCGGAGCCCGGATTCCGCGTGGCGGTGGTGGGATTCCCCGCCGGCGGCTGGGAGGAGGGGCGCAACCTTATCGCCGAGTACGGAGCGCGCAGGGCGGAGGGCGTGCTGGGCGCCGGCGTCGATTTCATCCTTCCGGAGGAGGGGGGGGACCTGGGTTACCTCTTCGACGCGGAGGGCGAGCCCTACGACCTGGTGATATCGCTGGGCTCCTCCTCCCGGGCAGTGCTGGAGGCGCGGCCGCAGGTTTGGGGGGGCGCGGTGGTGGCACTGGACTTCGAGCCTTCCGAGCCCGTGACGGGAGAGGGCGAGGTGACCGTGGTGCGCTACCGGGTGGAGGAAGGTACGTACCTCTGTGGCTACCTTGCGGCCTGGCTGAGCGCGCGCGGCAGCCACCCCCTCACCAACGCCAAGCCCCTGGTCGCTTTCATCGGCTCCCGCGACTATCCCCTGCTGTCATACTTTACCAGAGGGTTCGACCGCGGCGTGAAGGCGGGGGCGACCAATGCTGACTACCTCGACTATTACCTAGAGCGCGGGGATGATACGAAGGCGGCGAGAGCCCTGGCCGAGGAGGCGATCAAGAAGGGAGCGGACGTGATCTTCTGCTCCCCCGGCGATTTCAACACCGAGGTCCTGAAGGTGGCCGCCGAGAAGGGGGTGCTGGTCATCCTTTCGGGCCCCGACCGCTCAGGAGAATCGCCTGGGCACGTCCTCACCTCCCTGGTGTTCCGCGACGACAACGCGATCTTCGAGGCGGTAAGGGAGGCCATGGACGGGGAGCTCTCGCCCGGGAAGGCGGTGTGGGGAGGCGAGCAGGGCACCTGGAGCCTCGCCCCCTATCATGCCCATGACGGCTACATCGGGAGGGAGCTGCGGGAAGCCCTCGCGGAGCAGATGCTCAAGGCCCGCGACATGGATTTTTCCGCCCCGTCGCCCTGA
- a CDS encoding DMT family transporter → MRRAGYLLVAGAIVLFSTIEVVSKYLQSGPAGQAPVGSTQVAALRFLIGAAFMFLLLPLRGQQRLVLSALRESGMRIAALGAVGVFLTFFLLHEGIDRTSASVAAVIFSMNPVFTALVAALALRERLGAAGWLGVLLGLLGAFAAVTDFHFAGLFARGDFLGGMMVLGSALTWSVYSVYGKRYSERFGGLAVSFLTMAAGSFLLAALLTVTGGWGEMASYGALAWWWLLYLGAVTVGLGYLLYFEGLRRVPASRGASLFYLKPVLALLCAHLFLGEPVSYRLLAASLLVAAGILLVALTRERRQTSPGAAVDGPGGGAG, encoded by the coding sequence ATGAGGCGCGCAGGATATCTCCTGGTGGCGGGAGCAATCGTGCTCTTCAGCACCATCGAGGTGGTTTCCAAATATCTCCAGTCCGGGCCTGCGGGGCAAGCTCCCGTCGGATCCACCCAGGTGGCGGCGCTGCGTTTCCTCATCGGTGCAGCGTTCATGTTCCTGCTCCTGCCCCTGCGCGGACAGCAGCGCCTGGTGCTCTCCGCTCTGCGCGAGAGCGGTATGCGAATCGCGGCACTGGGAGCGGTGGGCGTCTTCCTCACCTTTTTCCTCCTGCACGAGGGCATAGACAGGACCAGCGCTTCCGTGGCGGCGGTCATCTTCTCCATGAACCCGGTGTTCACGGCCCTGGTGGCGGCGTTGGCGCTGCGAGAGAGGCTGGGGGCAGCGGGTTGGCTGGGGGTGCTTCTAGGCCTGCTGGGAGCGTTCGCCGCGGTCACCGATTTTCATTTCGCGGGCCTCTTCGCGCGGGGGGATTTCCTGGGCGGGATGATGGTCCTGGGCTCCGCCCTAACCTGGTCCGTCTACAGCGTTTACGGCAAGAGGTACTCGGAGCGCTTCGGCGGCCTCGCCGTCTCCTTCCTCACCATGGCGGCGGGCTCCTTTCTGCTCGCCGCGCTGCTCACCGTGACGGGAGGCTGGGGAGAGATGGCCTCGTACGGAGCCCTCGCTTGGTGGTGGCTGCTCTATCTGGGGGCGGTGACCGTGGGCCTGGGCTACCTCCTCTATTTCGAGGGCCTGCGCCGGGTGCCCGCCTCGCGGGGAGCGAGCCTGTTCTATCTCAAGCCGGTGCTGGCGTTGCTCTGTGCCCATCTCTTCCTGGGAGAGCCGGTATCCTACCGGCTGCTGGCGGCCTCGCTGCTGGTCGCCGCGGGCATCCTCCTCGTCGCCCTGACCCGCGAGCGCCGGCAGACCTCGCCGGGCGCCGCCGTGGACGGCCCGGGCGGCGGTGCCGGATGA
- a CDS encoding LCP family protein: protein MKRQERLKIRKRRKRQAVIKVLACLLLVGGLVVGILNLDVVKIWAGKHYFRMRWKETTITEEQAPGVSERIKKWIDPSKNLNVLIIGIDRGSVPGEEGYTRSDVMILASVNVEKKKAVLVSIPRDTRVTIPGYGTEKINAAHSLKGPAGAIDVVEEISGLQINGYAEVDFEAFKNIVDAVGGVVLHLDYPILDPKVGTLPKGDVFLNGESALILVRSRNLPRGDLDRIENQKRFLSAMMKKVVEVKDLQSLLRILDAAVRYLDTTLEPDLIFTLAEALQGMRVEDVEFVTLPGDDPVPAAGQPWYYILDQQETARIFRNIELYCSSMTPEEQLAANEQKATNIPESEVERSRVNLAVLNGVRWEGMASKVAERLKDKGYADITVGNTVNPYQATTVYYSSGHEAEARVVARDLNPNAAYVIEEDEDVAITYDADVILVIGKDYVSP from the coding sequence ATGAAGAGACAGGAAAGGCTGAAGATAAGGAAACGCCGCAAGAGGCAGGCCGTCATCAAGGTGCTCGCCTGCCTGCTGCTGGTGGGGGGCCTGGTGGTCGGCATCCTCAACCTCGACGTGGTGAAGATATGGGCGGGCAAGCATTATTTCAGGATGCGCTGGAAGGAGACCACCATCACCGAGGAGCAGGCACCGGGCGTCAGCGAGCGCATCAAGAAATGGATCGACCCTTCCAAGAACCTGAACGTCCTTATCATCGGCATCGACCGCGGCAGCGTCCCCGGCGAAGAGGGATATACGCGCTCGGACGTCATGATCCTCGCCTCGGTCAACGTGGAGAAGAAGAAGGCGGTGCTGGTCTCCATACCGCGCGACACCCGCGTCACCATCCCCGGATACGGCACGGAGAAGATAAACGCCGCCCATTCCCTCAAGGGCCCCGCGGGGGCCATAGATGTCGTGGAGGAGATCTCGGGCCTGCAGATCAATGGCTACGCGGAGGTGGATTTCGAGGCCTTCAAGAACATCGTGGATGCCGTGGGGGGAGTGGTGCTCCACCTCGACTACCCCATCCTCGACCCCAAGGTGGGCACCCTGCCCAAAGGGGACGTATTCCTCAACGGCGAGAGCGCCCTCATCCTGGTGCGCAGCCGCAACCTGCCGCGGGGGGACCTCGACCGCATCGAGAACCAGAAGAGGTTCCTCTCGGCGATGATGAAGAAGGTGGTGGAGGTAAAGGACCTGCAGTCCCTGCTGAGGATCCTTGACGCGGCGGTGAGATACCTGGACACAACCCTGGAGCCGGATCTCATCTTCACCCTGGCCGAGGCGCTGCAGGGTATGCGGGTGGAGGACGTGGAGTTCGTGACCCTGCCGGGAGACGATCCCGTGCCCGCGGCCGGCCAGCCCTGGTATTATATCCTCGACCAGCAGGAGACCGCGCGTATCTTCCGCAACATCGAGCTCTACTGCAGCAGCATGACCCCCGAAGAACAGCTGGCGGCGAACGAGCAGAAGGCGACGAACATCCCCGAGTCCGAGGTGGAACGCTCCCGCGTCAACCTGGCGGTGCTCAACGGCGTACGCTGGGAGGGCATGGCCTCGAAGGTCGCCGAGAGGCTGAAGGACAAGGGCTATGCCGACATCACCGTTGGAAACACCGTCAACCCCTACCAGGCCACCACGGTCTATTATTCCTCCGGGCACGAGGCGGAGGCGAGGGTGGTGGCTCGCGATCTCAACCCCAACGCGGCATACGTGATAGAGGAAGACGAAGACGTGGCCATCACCTATGACGCCGATGTCATCCTGGTCATCGGCAAGGATTACGTCAGCCCCTGA
- the xseB gene encoding exodeoxyribonuclease VII small subunit, which translates to MTFKEMMDRLERITATLEKEDLELEEGLRLFEEGVGLIREARQRLAEASSRVEKLIGSLEEGLATEEFDLEDPR; encoded by the coding sequence ATGACCTTCAAAGAGATGATGGACAGGCTTGAGCGCATAACCGCCACTCTCGAGAAGGAGGACCTGGAGCTGGAGGAGGGACTGCGCCTCTTCGAGGAGGGGGTGGGGCTCATCCGGGAGGCCAGGCAGCGGCTGGCGGAGGCGAGCTCCAGGGTGGAGAAGCTCATCGGCTCCCTTGAGGAAGGGCTGGCAACTGAGGAGTTCGACCTGGAGGACCCACGGTAG
- the xseA gene encoding exodeoxyribonuclease VII large subunit has protein sequence MGTKEEERVYTVGEVNRLADGLLQGLVLWVEGEVSNLRPYPNYSFFSLSDEDASLSCIIFREALAGMDCELREGMSLLARGRLGVYVRRGQFRLNVLEARESGEGRLRREFLLLMRKLAAEGLFDEALKRPLPAYPHTVGLITSLEGAAVRDVVINLKRRFPGTRLLIRGVRVQGDEAVGDIVGAIDLFNRAQAAEVLILARGGGSLEDLKPFNSEEVARAIRASHIPVVTGVGHEPDITLSDLAADFRASTPTGAAEAVVPSREEVLALLRQRELALASGLRRGLHRLERGLGSLLTRRPFSDPAMLVNQAAQRLAEAEEGLISSARSCLERRERAVEAAALSLARFPREYRALPSRIEDACRKLSAALRAWVRWRETEPSRRAGELKAAAVDMISRTEGRLRLVGSRLDDLSPLAVLSRGYAIVTREGETRPLTDSAAVEIGDGLDIRLHHGRIRGEVREVRPEVAEERSPEG, from the coding sequence ATGGGCACGAAAGAGGAAGAGCGCGTCTACACGGTGGGGGAGGTCAACCGCCTGGCGGACGGCCTGCTGCAGGGGCTGGTCCTGTGGGTGGAGGGCGAGGTCTCCAACCTGCGTCCCTATCCCAATTACAGTTTCTTCAGCCTCTCCGACGAGGATGCCTCCCTCTCCTGCATCATCTTCCGCGAGGCCCTGGCGGGGATGGACTGCGAGCTGCGGGAGGGGATGTCGCTCCTCGCCAGGGGGCGGCTGGGCGTCTATGTGCGGCGGGGCCAGTTCCGGCTCAACGTCCTGGAGGCCAGGGAGTCAGGAGAGGGAAGGCTGCGCAGGGAGTTCCTCCTCCTCATGCGCAAGCTCGCCGCGGAAGGGCTTTTCGACGAGGCCCTGAAGAGGCCGCTCCCCGCCTATCCCCACACCGTGGGGCTCATCACCTCCCTGGAGGGAGCGGCGGTGCGCGACGTGGTGATCAACCTCAAGCGGCGCTTTCCGGGCACGAGGTTGCTCATCCGCGGGGTAAGGGTGCAGGGAGACGAGGCGGTCGGGGACATCGTGGGGGCCATCGACCTCTTCAACCGGGCCCAGGCCGCCGAGGTGCTCATCCTGGCGCGGGGCGGCGGCTCCCTGGAGGACCTCAAACCCTTCAACAGCGAGGAGGTGGCGCGGGCCATAAGGGCCTCCCACATCCCCGTGGTCACCGGGGTGGGGCACGAGCCGGACATCACCCTGAGCGACCTGGCGGCGGATTTCCGGGCCAGCACGCCCACGGGGGCGGCGGAGGCGGTGGTGCCCTCGCGGGAGGAGGTGCTGGCCCTGCTCCGGCAGAGGGAGCTGGCCCTGGCCTCCGGCCTGAGGCGGGGGCTGCACCGGCTGGAACGCGGCCTGGGTTCCCTGCTCACCAGGCGCCCTTTCTCCGACCCGGCCATGCTGGTGAACCAGGCGGCACAGCGGCTCGCGGAGGCGGAGGAAGGCTTGATCTCGTCGGCTCGCTCATGTCTTGAGAGAAGGGAACGCGCGGTGGAGGCGGCGGCGCTCTCACTGGCGCGCTTCCCGCGGGAGTACCGCGCCCTGCCCTCGAGGATCGAGGATGCATGTCGCAAGCTCTCCGCCGCCTTGCGTGCCTGGGTGCGGTGGCGGGAAACGGAGCCCTCACGGCGGGCCGGCGAACTGAAGGCCGCGGCTGTGGACATGATCTCCCGCACCGAGGGAAGACTGCGCCTCGTCGGCTCCCGCCTCGACGACCTCAGCCCACTGGCGGTGCTTTCCCGTGGCTACGCCATCGTCACCAGGGAAGGAGAGACGAGGCCGCTCACGGACAGCGCGGCGGTGGAGATCGGCGACGGCCTGGATATCCGCCTGCACCACGGGCGCATACGCGGCGAGGTGAGGGAGGTGAGGCCCGAGGTCGCGGAGGAGAGATCGCCGGAGGGATGA
- a CDS encoding M23 family metallopeptidase, with amino-acid sequence MVSTGKENRPEGTESGGVSRMTPAKRVISREWRDAASGPVSTRALGTRGGKAPFVSRASALTLLIITLLTILFFSFQPPPSPAVAAGEEAPSFDWPARGEITCPFAPAAGPYGAGGHSGIDIALARGSEVRSAAAGTVTFAGGTPVGPCVSVAHGACIKTTYVSLGAILVRRGQRLAAGQVLGTSDGSRDRSSQGSHLHFGLFMNGIAVDPLPFLEGRVLDPSECLFLGPWEDVEALRTFMRRHGAGGYFEWLGRGFSAGGRALGGAFKAVWHAAGKAGGAAWRLACRVAGPLGRAVQAFYRACVEPWLVPFCRGVAEVARAALSNRVVQAVLAALAAAAIVCLAVAGIAVILGLSLAAAVTAAVVGSVAAIGYAVYYTFASGDSFSFLGCFLGSLTIGMAAAGTCLTASYLAPFIASGWSQVGLLGFGKTFLSYGCAEAAIYVVFCAATGKDIHPLGLLASFLVGGLTGGLGKLVTTGFLSSEAAQALAAGFLSSGGSLVSGEAAAAAAYAGEMAVSLSHRLAYVCMCGCTATLGDAAVRMATGNLPSLAESLLCFGGGALVGAINLAGNGQGLVGVLSRASGGRLALNSEFLKALLGKSLSKGFKEGCSRLLPRLLGRRGEVRESLWNLEVRPPRMGDGMYRR; translated from the coding sequence TTGGTTTCCACAGGGAAGGAGAACCGCCCCGAGGGGACGGAAAGCGGCGGTGTATCGCGCATGACCCCGGCCAAGCGCGTTATCTCGCGGGAGTGGCGCGACGCCGCCTCCGGACCCGTTTCCACCCGTGCCCTCGGCACGCGGGGCGGCAAGGCACCCTTCGTAAGCCGGGCGTCTGCCCTTACCCTCCTCATCATCACCCTCCTTACCATCCTCTTTTTCTCCTTCCAACCGCCGCCCTCCCCGGCCGTGGCGGCCGGGGAGGAGGCACCCTCCTTTGACTGGCCGGCGAGGGGGGAGATCACCTGCCCCTTCGCCCCCGCCGCCGGACCTTACGGAGCGGGTGGACATTCCGGGATAGACATAGCCCTCGCAAGGGGGAGCGAGGTGCGGTCCGCCGCCGCGGGCACGGTCACCTTCGCCGGCGGCACCCCGGTGGGCCCCTGCGTGAGCGTCGCCCACGGGGCGTGCATCAAGACCACCTACGTGTCCCTGGGCGCCATCCTGGTGCGGAGGGGACAGCGCCTTGCCGCGGGTCAGGTGCTGGGGACCAGCGACGGCTCAAGGGACCGCTCCAGCCAGGGATCCCACCTGCATTTCGGGTTGTTCATGAACGGCATCGCCGTGGATCCCCTGCCCTTTCTCGAGGGACGCGTGCTCGACCCCTCTGAATGTCTTTTCCTCGGGCCCTGGGAAGATGTGGAAGCGCTGCGGACTTTCATGCGGCGCCACGGGGCGGGAGGCTACTTCGAATGGCTCGGGAGGGGGTTTTCCGCGGGGGGAAGGGCCTTGGGCGGGGCCTTCAAGGCCGTATGGCACGCGGCGGGGAAGGCGGGAGGTGCCGCCTGGAGGCTGGCCTGCCGGGTCGCCGGACCCCTGGGACGAGCCGTGCAGGCTTTCTACCGCGCCTGCGTGGAGCCCTGGCTGGTCCCTTTCTGCCGGGGCGTGGCCGAGGTCGCCAGGGCAGCTCTGTCCAATCGCGTGGTGCAAGCGGTGCTGGCCGCGCTGGCGGCGGCAGCCATCGTGTGCCTGGCGGTGGCGGGCATAGCCGTCATCCTGGGCCTGTCCCTGGCCGCGGCGGTGACGGCCGCGGTGGTGGGAAGCGTCGCGGCCATCGGTTACGCGGTGTACTACACCTTCGCATCGGGCGATTCTTTCTCCTTCCTGGGATGTTTTCTTGGCTCGCTGACCATCGGGATGGCCGCCGCCGGGACCTGCCTGACGGCCTCATACCTGGCTCCCTTCATCGCCAGTGGTTGGAGCCAGGTCGGCCTGCTGGGATTCGGCAAGACCTTTCTGTCCTACGGTTGCGCGGAGGCCGCCATCTATGTCGTTTTCTGTGCCGCCACAGGAAAAGACATCCATCCCCTTGGTCTGCTGGCTTCCTTCTTAGTGGGCGGGCTGACGGGAGGCCTGGGAAAGCTGGTGACCACCGGCTTTCTCTCCTCCGAGGCGGCCCAGGCGCTGGCGGCGGGATTCCTCTCCTCGGGAGGGTCTCTTGTCTCCGGCGAGGCGGCGGCGGCCGCGGCATACGCGGGAGAGATGGCGGTGTCGCTGAGCCACCGTCTGGCCTACGTGTGCATGTGCGGATGCACCGCTACCCTGGGCGACGCGGCCGTGCGCATGGCGACGGGGAACCTGCCTTCCCTGGCGGAGTCGCTCCTCTGTTTCGGAGGCGGAGCCCTGGTCGGCGCCATCAACCTGGCCGGAAACGGACAGGGGCTGGTCGGGGTCCTCTCTCGCGCCAGCGGAGGCAGGCTGGCCCTGAACAGCGAGTTCCTCAAGGCGCTGCTCGGGAAGTCATTGAGCAAGGGGTTTAAGGAGGGCTGCTCACGCCTACTGCCGCGCCTGCTCGGCAGGCGCGGCGAGGTACGGGAGAGCTTGTGGAATCTGGAGGTCCGCCCCCCGCGCATGGGGGATGGCATGTACAGGAGGTGA
- a CDS encoding PASTA domain-containing protein, protein MIGEMLAERYVVKRRLASGRYLSTYEAEDAELGTLVSVDVLEAEGLPAGLAAERVEEILEAAVSVRGAHIAVLYAWGRIGEGGPFFMVGENVEGAPLLDVLDDCGELPPSQVVEIARAAVEALAESYGRGLFYLGLNPGQVVVCDGGAVKLVRVGYGWILEESEPRLAQRVSLYRAPETDGGVEGLRTSDVYALAAMIRGILPREAVSERLRSLLDTATDPLPRNRPSSPRLLLEELEASVLRGLQGSGSKEEGGTGETPAPGGLSFLKEGMVARPLVPGEERKRSSVLRNLFLVVLGGVALWVCFAAAAGMLSGRGERENAAPVEEEEKVTLPDLQGMALEEARGLLDSLGLEYECRSAPSRLWSAGRVAAQEPAEGSLLTRGEKVVLVVSAGREGNQTGGSEADGTAGPSSSGMEEGSPGAPPPGGDPTASRSGPSVEQAPTSTPQGMRMPDAPERAPSPPHAVLAVSPRSGAAPLCVSMDAGRSFDPDGDIVRYVWRCGDGTVLEGMTAQHVFDPPVIPARFQVVLEVFDSRGSSSTASVTLEVY, encoded by the coding sequence CCGAGGACGCGGAGCTGGGGACTCTGGTCTCGGTGGACGTCCTGGAGGCGGAGGGTCTGCCCGCTGGGCTGGCCGCGGAACGGGTGGAGGAGATCCTCGAGGCCGCCGTCTCGGTGCGCGGCGCGCATATCGCGGTCCTCTATGCATGGGGGCGAATAGGAGAGGGCGGTCCCTTTTTCATGGTGGGCGAGAACGTGGAGGGGGCGCCACTCCTCGATGTTCTGGATGACTGCGGCGAGCTGCCGCCCTCGCAGGTGGTGGAGATAGCGCGCGCGGCGGTGGAGGCGCTGGCGGAGTCCTACGGCAGGGGGCTCTTCTACCTCGGCCTCAACCCCGGCCAGGTGGTGGTATGCGATGGGGGAGCTGTGAAGCTCGTCCGGGTGGGATACGGCTGGATACTGGAGGAGAGCGAGCCGCGCCTCGCACAGCGCGTATCCCTCTACCGCGCTCCCGAGACGGACGGCGGCGTGGAGGGGCTGAGGACCTCGGACGTCTATGCCCTGGCGGCCATGATCCGCGGCATACTGCCGCGCGAAGCGGTCTCGGAACGCTTGCGAAGCCTGCTCGATACCGCCACGGACCCCCTTCCGAGGAACCGGCCTTCCTCGCCGCGCCTTCTCCTGGAGGAGCTGGAGGCGAGCGTGCTGCGCGGTCTTCAGGGCAGCGGTTCTAAAGAGGAGGGCGGGACGGGCGAGACCCCGGCCCCCGGCGGGCTTTCCTTTCTCAAGGAGGGGATGGTGGCGCGGCCCCTCGTACCCGGCGAAGAGAGGAAGAGAAGCAGCGTGTTGCGCAACCTCTTCCTGGTCGTCCTGGGGGGAGTCGCTCTATGGGTGTGCTTTGCGGCCGCGGCCGGGATGCTCTCCGGAAGAGGGGAGCGGGAAAATGCCGCGCCCGTGGAGGAAGAGGAAAAGGTGACCCTCCCCGACCTGCAGGGCATGGCCCTGGAGGAGGCCCGGGGGCTCCTGGATTCGCTGGGCCTGGAATACGAGTGCCGCAGCGCGCCGTCGCGCCTGTGGTCCGCGGGGCGGGTGGCGGCGCAGGAGCCAGCCGAGGGATCGCTGCTGACGCGGGGGGAGAAGGTGGTGCTGGTGGTGAGCGCCGGCAGGGAGGGCAACCAGACGGGGGGCAGCGAGGCGGACGGCACCGCCGGTCCCTCCTCATCCGGCATGGAGGAGGGATCTCCCGGCGCGCCGCCCCCGGGAGGGGACCCCACCGCCTCCCGTTCCGGACCTTCCGTGGAGCAGGCCCCTACCTCCACCCCGCAGGGGATGCGCATGCCGGACGCCCCCGAGCGCGCTCCCTCTCCTCCTCACGCCGTGCTCGCCGTTTCTCCGCGCAGCGGCGCGGCTCCCCTCTGCGTGAGCATGGATGCAGGGCGCTCTTTCGACCCCGACGGAGATATCGTCCGCTACGTCTGGCGGTGCGGTGACGGGACGGTCCTCGAGGGGATGACCGCGCAGCACGTCTTCGACCCCCCCGTCATACCCGCCCGTTTTCAGGTGGTCCTGGAGGTTTTCGATTCCAGGGGATCGAGCTCCACCGCCTCGGTCACGTTGGAGGTATATTGA